GACGTGCGGAGAAGTCACCGCCGCGGCCCAGGTCGAAGATCGCCGCCGCCGGGACGATGGGCACCACTCCCCCGGGCACTGCAAAGCCCCTGCCGTTTTCCTCGCACCACCGCTGGGCACCGCCGGCAGAGGCAAGGCCGTACGCGCTGCCGCCGGTGAGCACTACGGCGTCCACCTTGCTGACGAGGCTGGTGGGATCCAGGGCATCGGTCTCGTGGGTCGCCGGCCCGCCGCCCTGAACATCGACGGAGCCAACCGTGCCCGGCGGCGGCAGGACCACCGTCACGCCGGTCAGCCAACCCGCGCCACTCTTCTGGACATGCCCTACCCGGACACCCGGTACATCAGTCAGAGAACCCATGGGCCCATTCTGCCCCGGCGGCCCATCACAAGCCGCCCCATTGGCGGGCCATTGTCAGACCTATTGATTTTCGATAGAATCGCATTGTTGATCGATAAAGGAGACCCAAATGGGAAAACTGTCCGTCCTCGCGCTGCGCATCGTCATTGCGCTGGTCCTCGCCGGTTCGTTGTTCGTGCAGGTGTGGATGGTGCCGCTGATCTCCATCGACCTTGAGGAAGCGGGCGCGCCCACTGGTCCGCGCATCGCGTTTCTGGCCATCGTGGTCCTGGGCATTGTCTGTATACAGGTCACTGCCGTATGCGTATGGCGGCTGCTGACCATGGTCCGACGGGGAACCGTCTTCTCCCACGGCGCCTTCAGGTATGTGGACGTGATTTTCGGCGCTATCGCGACAGCAGCGCTGCTCATGTTCGGGATCGCCGTGCTCCTGGCTCCGGGAGACGTCGCCCCCGGAATTGTCCTGCTGATCTGCGGCGCATCCCTCATGATTGCGGGCGTGGCGCTGATTGTGTTGGTGCTCCGCATGCTGCTGGCACAGGCCGTAGCCCGCGAGGCCGAAGCCAAGCACCTGCGCTCTGAACTCGACGAGGTGATCTGATGGCAATCATCGTCGATATCGATGTGGCGCTGGCCAAGCGCAAGATGCCTGTCGGGGTGCTCGCCGAGCGCGTTGGAATCACACCCGCGAACCTGGCCGTGCTCAAGAACGGGCGGGCAAAGGCAGTACGGTTCACTACCCTCGAGGCACTGTGCGAGGTGCTGGAGTGCCAGCCGGGCGACCTGCTGCGGTGGGAACCGGATGGCCAGGCTGACCCGTCCGGTGATGATCACCCAACTCAGTAGCAGCAGGTGTCGTTTTCAGGCCTGAAAACGACACCTGCTGCTACTTACATGCGTTTAGGGGATGGGCACGGGGGTGACGCCGAGCGGCACAAGGTGCTCCGCGCCGCCGTCGGGCGCGGACAACACCCAGATGCCCTTGTCATGGACCGCCACGGAATGCTCCCACTGGCAGGAACGCTTGCCGTCGGTGGTCACCACGGTCCAGTCGTCCTCCAGCACGGCCGTCTCAATGCCGCCGCGCACCAGCATCGGCTCAATCGCAAGGCACAGGCCGGGCTTGATCTTGGGCCCGCGGTGGCTGGTCCGGTAGTTCAGGACGTCCGGCGCCATATGCATCTCGGAACCGATGCCGTGCCCCACGTAGTCCTCCAGGATGCCCAGCGGTTTCCCGGGCACAGAAGAAACGTAATCATCGATGGCGGCGCCGACATCGCCCACATGGGTGCCGGTGGCCAGGGCTGCGATCCCCCGCCACATGGCAGCGCGGGTGACGTCAGAGAGCCGCTGGTCCTCGGGATCGGCGGTTCCAACAATCACGGTGCGGGCGGAGTCGGAGTGCCAGCCGTCAACAATGGCACCGCCGTCGATCGAGATGATGTCACCGTCCCGCAGGACACGGCCGCCCGGGATGCCGTGCACCACCTCGTCATTGACCGACGTGCAGATGGAGGCCGGGAACCCGTGGTATCCGAGGAAGTTGGACTTCGCGCCGGCTTCGTTCAGGACGGCGGCAAAAACGTCGTCGAGGTGCTTGGTGGTGACACCGGGTGCCGCGGCGGCAACAGCCGCGTCCAGGGCGCGGCCCAGGACCAGGCCTGCCTCGTGCATGGTGCGCATCTGGGCATTGTTCTTGTACTCAATGCGGGGCTGGCCAAAGGCCATGGGTGTGTTCCTTTCAAATGGCTGAGGCTCCTCCCGTGTACCGGGAGGAGCCTCGGAAAACCGCTGCCTGGATCAGGCTGCCTGTGCCGCCTTGATGGCCTGCATCACGCGATCGGTCACTTCGTCAATCGGGCCGATGCCGTCAACCTGGGTGAGGATGCCGCGCTCGGCATACTTTGCCACCACAGCTTCGGTCTGCTCGTGGTACAGGTCAAGGCGGTGGCGGATGACGGCTTCATTGTCGTCGCTCCGGCCCGTTTCCTTGGCCCGGCCGAGGAGGCGGTGCACCAGTTCCTCGTCGTCGGCAGTCAGCTGCAGGACGACGTCGAGCTTCTCCTCACCCTTGGCGAGGATCTCGTCCAGGTAATCCACCTGCGCGGTGGTGCGGGGGTAGCCGTCCAGCAGGAAGCCGCTTTCGACGTCGGCCTCGCTGAGCCGGTCGCGCACCATCTTGTTGGTCACGCTGTCCGGAACGAAATCGCCCGCATCCATGTACTTCTTGGCTTCAATGCCAAGCGGGGTCTCGCCCTTTACATTGGCGCGGAAGATGTCGCCGGTGGAGATCGCCACAACGCCGAGGCGCTCCGAGATCCGCTCCGCCTGCGTTCCTTTTCCGGAACCGGGAGGTCCAATAATCAGCATTCTCGTCATCGCAAAAGCCCTTCGTAGTGACGTTGTTGTAGCTGCGCATCAATTTGCTTGACGGTCTCCAGACCAACGCCCACCATGATGAGGATCGAGGTGCCACCGAACGGGAAGTTCTGGTTCGCGTTGATTAGTACCAGTGCCACCAGAGGGATCAGCGCCACGAAGCCAAGGTACAGGGCACCGGGCAGGGTGATCCGGGAGAGCACGTACTGCAGGTAGTCAGCGGTCGGCTTGCCGGCGCGGATACCTGGGATGAAGCCGCCGTACTTCTTCATGTTGTCCGACACTTCTTCAGGGTTGAAGGTGATCGAAACGTAGAAGTAGGTAAAGAACACGATCATGGCGAAGTACAGAACCATGTAGATCGGCTGGTCGCCGCGGACCAGGTTGTTGTTGATCCATTCGACCCACGGCTGGAGCTGCTCGCCCTGCCTGGGCTGGTTGAACTGTGAGATCAGGCCCGGCAGATACAGCATGGAGGAAGCGAAGATCACCGGGATAACGCCGGCCATGTTCACCTTGATGGGGATGTAGGTGCTGGTTCCGCCCACTGTGCGGCGGCCGATCATCCGTTTGGCGTACTGCACGGGCACACGCCGCTGCGACTGTTCGACGAAGACCACCAGTGCCACGGTCAGCAGGCCGATGGCCAGGACGGTGAAGAACGTTGCCGGTCCCTGCGAGCTCCAGATGGCGCCGAGGGAGGTGGGGAACGTCGCTGCGATGGAAGTGAAGATGAGCAGCGACATACCGTTGCCCACACCCTTCTCCGTAACAAGCTCGCCCATCCACATAATCAGGCCGGTGCCGGCCGTCAGCGTGATGATGAGCAGGATGGTGGTGATGACGCTGTTATCAGGAATGATCGGGAGCGCGCAGCCCGGCAGCAACTGGCCGGAGCGGGCCAGGGATACCAGGGTGGTGGCATTGAGCAGGCCCAGGGCAATGGTGAGGTACCGAGTGTACTGTGTCAGCTTTGACTGGCCCGAAGCACCCTCTTCGTACAGCTCCTGGAACCGGGGGATGACCACCCGGAGTAGCTGGACGATAATGCTCGCCGTAATGTAGGGCATGATGCCCAGGGCGAAGATGGACACCTGGAGCAACGCACCGCCGCTGAACAGGTTAACGAGCTCGTACAGCCCGCCTGCCGTCTGACCGTTCTGCAAGCATTGCTGGACATTCTGGTAGTCCACACCTGGCGAGGGAATGAAAGCACCCAAGCGGAAAATGGTGATGATTCCCAGCGTGAACAACAACTTGCGTCGCAGATCAGGCGTGCGAAAGGCCCGGCCAAATGCGCTAAGCAAGCGTCCTCCTGTGGTGTCAATGAGAGTGGTGTGATGGGGCTCAATAATCCCAACAACCGAGTCTAACGGTTGTATGCGCCATGCGAACAATCCGCAGCAGCGCGCATGCGCCCGATGGCGGGAAAAATACGGCGGGTGGATGTGAAAAACTCCCGGTGACCGGGGCCATGGCCCCGGTCACCGGGAGTTCAACAACAGGCTTTCGCCCACCGGCTCTAGAGAGCGGTGGTGCTTCCGCCTGCTGCAGCGATCTTTTCAGCGGCGCTGGCCGAGAATGCGTGGGCGGTGACGTCAACCTTGACGGTGATGTCGCCGGTGCCCAGCACCTTGACGGGCTGGTTCTTGCGAACGGCACCCTTTTCGACCAGGTTCTCCACGGTGACTGCGCCACCTTCCGGGAACAGCTCGTTGAGCTTGTCCAGGTTTACAACCTGGAACTCAACCCGGAACGGGTTCTTGAAGCCGCGCAGCTTCGGCAGGCGCATGTGCAGCGGCAGCTGGCCGCCGGCAAAGCCAGCCTTGATCTGGTAGCGGGCTGCAGTACCCTTTGTACCGCGACCGGCGGTCTTACCCTTGGAACCTTCACCACGACCAACACGGGTCTTAGCGGTTTTGGCACCCGGGGCGGGACGCAGGTGGTGAACCTTCAGGGCGTTCTGCTTGTCAGCAGACTGTCCATTGTCAGCAGTGTTCTCTGCCATTTACTTCGCCTCCTCTACCTTTACCAGGTGCGGAACCGTGTTGAGCATTCCAACCGTCACGGCGTCGGCGGTGCGGACAACGGTCTGTCCGATACGCTTCAGGCCGAGTGACCGCAGGGTGTCG
The window above is part of the Pseudarthrobacter sp. NS4 genome. Proteins encoded here:
- a CDS encoding helix-turn-helix domain-containing protein, producing MAIIVDIDVALAKRKMPVGVLAERVGITPANLAVLKNGRAKAVRFTTLEALCEVLECQPGDLLRWEPDGQADPSGDDHPTQ
- the rpmD gene encoding 50S ribosomal protein L30; translated protein: MAKNLIPSDAQLEITQIKSAIGGKQNQRDTLRSLGLKRIGQTVVRTADAVTVGMLNTVPHLVKVEEAK
- a CDS encoding adenylate kinase, with amino-acid sequence MLIIGPPGSGKGTQAERISERLGVVAISTGDIFRANVKGETPLGIEAKKYMDAGDFVPDSVTNKMVRDRLSEADVESGFLLDGYPRTTAQVDYLDEILAKGEEKLDVVLQLTADDEELVHRLLGRAKETGRSDDNEAVIRHRLDLYHEQTEAVVAKYAERGILTQVDGIGPIDEVTDRVMQAIKAAQAA
- a CDS encoding DUF2975 domain-containing protein encodes the protein MGKLSVLALRIVIALVLAGSLFVQVWMVPLISIDLEEAGAPTGPRIAFLAIVVLGIVCIQVTAVCVWRLLTMVRRGTVFSHGAFRYVDVIFGAIATAALLMFGIAVLLAPGDVAPGIVLLICGASLMIAGVALIVLVLRMLLAQAVAREAEAKHLRSELDEVI
- the rplO gene encoding 50S ribosomal protein L15; translation: MAENTADNGQSADKQNALKVHHLRPAPGAKTAKTRVGRGEGSKGKTAGRGTKGTAARYQIKAGFAGGQLPLHMRLPKLRGFKNPFRVEFQVVNLDKLNELFPEGGAVTVENLVEKGAVRKNQPVKVLGTGDITVKVDVTAHAFSASAAEKIAAAGGSTTAL
- the secY gene encoding preprotein translocase subunit SecY, translating into MLSAFGRAFRTPDLRRKLLFTLGIITIFRLGAFIPSPGVDYQNVQQCLQNGQTAGGLYELVNLFSGGALLQVSIFALGIMPYITASIIVQLLRVVIPRFQELYEEGASGQSKLTQYTRYLTIALGLLNATTLVSLARSGQLLPGCALPIIPDNSVITTILLIITLTAGTGLIMWMGELVTEKGVGNGMSLLIFTSIAATFPTSLGAIWSSQGPATFFTVLAIGLLTVALVVFVEQSQRRVPVQYAKRMIGRRTVGGTSTYIPIKVNMAGVIPVIFASSMLYLPGLISQFNQPRQGEQLQPWVEWINNNLVRGDQPIYMVLYFAMIVFFTYFYVSITFNPEEVSDNMKKYGGFIPGIRAGKPTADYLQYVLSRITLPGALYLGFVALIPLVALVLINANQNFPFGGTSILIMVGVGLETVKQIDAQLQQRHYEGLLR
- the map gene encoding type I methionyl aminopeptidase, with protein sequence MAFGQPRIEYKNNAQMRTMHEAGLVLGRALDAAVAAAAPGVTTKHLDDVFAAVLNEAGAKSNFLGYHGFPASICTSVNDEVVHGIPGGRVLRDGDIISIDGGAIVDGWHSDSARTVIVGTADPEDQRLSDVTRAAMWRGIAALATGTHVGDVGAAIDDYVSSVPGKPLGILEDYVGHGIGSEMHMAPDVLNYRTSHRGPKIKPGLCLAIEPMLVRGGIETAVLEDDWTVVTTDGKRSCQWEHSVAVHDKGIWVLSAPDGGAEHLVPLGVTPVPIP